The following proteins are co-located in the Pseudomonas sp. DY-1 genome:
- a CDS encoding alkyl/aryl-sulfatase: MPSFRLSAIALALFLSGGVHADLPAAGKPATEFTRTLNQDWLERLPFADKADFESARRGLLEPFKGVVENADGLPVWNRKAYDFLDGSDAAASVNPSLWRMAQLNNIAGLFQVRERIYQVRGLDLSNMTIIEGDSGLILIDPLISTETARAGLDMYYRHRPRKPVLAVIYSHSHVDHFGGVRGVIEEADVKSGKVRVIAPEGFYEHAVSENVLAGPAMMRRAQYMYGSLLPRGERGQVDAGLGKSTPNNATVTLIPPTELIAKPLETHVIDGVEIEFQLTPGTEAPAEMNLYFPQFRTLCMAENATHTQHNVLTLRGALVRDAKVWAHYLDDALVRYGDKADVLFAQHHWPTWGGAEIRDYLADQRDMYAFLDSQTLRLINQGLTPTEIAAQLSSLPPRLAGKWYSRDYYGSLSHNVRAVYQRYMGFYDGNPANLDPLPPEVAGTRYVEAMGGADSVLASARKAFAAGEYRWAAQLLNHLVFAEPGNQAARDLQADTLEQLGYQSENATWRNVYLSGAQELRQGVAQPRGRNGAPDMIRALTPGMFFDYLAVRIDAMKAAGEDLRINWRFSDLGEDYALTLRNGVLTYRKGMRHAEAEVDLTMTKALLDRISLKETGFLKEATVGGIEFESGRVKLLKLLGGLDEANPQFNLVEP, from the coding sequence ATGCCCAGCTTCCGCCTCAGCGCCATCGCCCTGGCGCTTTTCCTGTCCGGCGGCGTCCATGCCGACCTGCCCGCTGCCGGCAAGCCTGCCACCGAGTTCACCCGCACCCTTAACCAGGACTGGCTCGAGCGCCTGCCCTTCGCCGACAAGGCCGATTTCGAGAGCGCCCGCCGGGGCCTGCTCGAGCCCTTCAAGGGTGTTGTCGAAAATGCCGACGGGCTGCCGGTGTGGAACCGCAAGGCCTACGACTTCCTGGATGGCAGCGATGCCGCGGCCAGTGTCAATCCCAGCCTCTGGCGCATGGCGCAGTTGAACAACATCGCCGGTCTGTTCCAGGTACGCGAACGCATTTACCAGGTGCGCGGGCTGGACCTGTCGAACATGACGATCATTGAAGGCGACAGCGGGTTGATCCTCATCGACCCTCTGATCAGTACCGAAACCGCCCGTGCCGGCCTGGATATGTACTACCGGCATCGCCCGCGCAAACCGGTGCTGGCCGTGATCTACAGCCATTCCCACGTCGACCATTTTGGCGGTGTTCGCGGGGTGATCGAGGAAGCTGACGTGAAGTCTGGCAAGGTGCGAGTGATCGCGCCGGAGGGGTTTTACGAACACGCTGTCAGCGAGAACGTGCTGGCCGGCCCGGCGATGATGCGCCGCGCCCAGTATATGTATGGTTCGCTGCTGCCTCGGGGCGAGCGGGGCCAGGTGGATGCCGGCCTGGGCAAGAGCACGCCGAACAATGCCACGGTGACGCTGATCCCCCCCACCGAGCTGATCGCCAAGCCCCTGGAGACGCACGTCATCGACGGGGTGGAGATCGAGTTCCAACTCACCCCCGGCACCGAGGCGCCGGCGGAGATGAACCTCTATTTCCCGCAGTTCCGCACCCTTTGCATGGCTGAGAACGCCACCCATACCCAGCACAACGTGCTGACCCTGCGGGGCGCACTGGTGCGTGACGCCAAGGTCTGGGCGCACTACCTGGACGATGCGCTGGTGCGCTACGGCGACAAGGCCGATGTGCTCTTCGCCCAGCACCATTGGCCCACCTGGGGAGGCGCCGAGATCCGTGACTATCTGGCGGACCAGCGTGACATGTACGCCTTCCTCGACAGCCAGACGCTGCGCCTGATCAACCAGGGTCTCACGCCCACCGAGATCGCCGCGCAACTGTCGTCGTTGCCACCGCGTCTGGCCGGCAAGTGGTACAGCCGCGACTACTACGGTTCCCTCAGCCACAACGTGCGTGCCGTCTACCAGCGCTACATGGGCTTCTACGACGGCAACCCGGCCAACCTCGACCCCTTGCCGCCGGAAGTCGCCGGCACGCGCTACGTCGAAGCCATGGGTGGCGCCGACTCGGTGCTGGCCAGCGCCCGCAAGGCATTCGCGGCCGGGGAGTATCGCTGGGCTGCGCAGTTACTTAACCATCTGGTCTTCGCCGAGCCCGGCAACCAGGCGGCGCGAGACCTGCAGGCCGACACCCTGGAGCAGTTGGGCTACCAGAGCGAGAACGCCACCTGGCGCAACGTCTACCTGAGCGGCGCCCAGGAACTGCGCCAGGGCGTGGCGCAGCCCCGTGGCCGCAACGGTGCGCCAGACATGATTCGCGCCCTGACGCCGGGCATGTTCTTCGACTACCTGGCGGTGCGCATCGACGCCATGAAGGCCGCCGGGGAGGACCTGCGCATCAACTGGCGCTTCAGCGACCTGGGCGAGGATTACGCCTTGACCCTGCGCAATGGCGTGCTGACCTACCGCAAGGGCATGCGTCATGCCGAGGCGGAGGTGGACTTGACCATGACCAAGGCGCTGCTGGATCGCATCTCGCTGAAGGAAACCGGCTTCCTCAAGGAGGCCACCGTGGGTGGCATCGAGTTCGAGAGCGGCCGCGTCAAGCTGCTCAAGCTTCTCGGCGGGCTGGACGAGGCCAATCCGCAATTCAACCTGGTGGAACCCTGA
- a CDS encoding DUF202 domain-containing protein, protein MTTSNTDRGLQAERTELAWRRTQVSLLVIACLALRGQSPLVMIVALVTAGLLWACQGGRYRISQAMLQDECGRARPVLVMGTSLALVTMTLVALLGAWRSAQPTALHKEATTMTIRTPATQHGNTTAPPPDRKPPKPGSRRAA, encoded by the coding sequence ATGACCACCAGCAACACCGACCGGGGCCTGCAGGCCGAACGCACTGAGCTGGCCTGGCGTCGCACCCAGGTGTCCCTGCTGGTGATCGCTTGCCTGGCGCTACGTGGCCAGTCGCCCCTAGTGATGATCGTCGCCCTGGTAACCGCGGGCCTGCTGTGGGCCTGCCAGGGGGGGCGCTACCGGATCAGCCAAGCAATGCTGCAGGACGAATGCGGTCGCGCGCGGCCGGTCCTGGTGATGGGTACCAGCCTGGCCCTGGTGACAATGACGCTGGTCGCCCTCCTGGGCGCCTGGCGCTCGGCGCAGCCCACGGCCCTTCACAAGGAAGCGACGACAATGACTATCCGCACGCCGGCTACCCAACACGGGAACACAACAGCCCCGCCCCCCGATAGAAAGCCGCCTAAGCCAGGAAGTCGGCGGGCCGCGTAG
- a CDS encoding YidH family protein, which yields MPTPSPRKSLSDTLLGGDEPDPRFTLANERTFLAWVRTALALMGGGIAVETFAGQAFEPWLRLTITLCLLALSLLVSIGACLRWLAVERALRHGCALPLPVLVPLLTLGCCLAAVILASLFWPR from the coding sequence ATGCCCACCCCATCCCCCCGAAAGTCGCTCAGCGACACCCTGCTTGGCGGCGACGAACCTGACCCACGCTTCACCCTGGCCAACGAGCGCACCTTTCTGGCCTGGGTTCGCACGGCGCTCGCCCTGATGGGCGGCGGCATCGCCGTGGAAACCTTCGCGGGCCAGGCTTTCGAGCCCTGGCTGCGATTGACCATCACCCTCTGCTTGCTGGCCCTGAGCCTGCTGGTCAGCATCGGCGCCTGCCTGCGCTGGCTGGCCGTGGAACGGGCGCTGCGCCACGGCTGCGCCCTGCCGCTGCCGGTGCTGGTGCCGCTGTTGACCCTGGGCTGCTGCCTGGCGGCGGTGATCCTGGCCAGCCTGTTCTGGCCCCGCTGA
- a CDS encoding DUF1329 domain-containing protein, giving the protein MINTHSLVRGGALFCTLLLSGQVLAAVSPEDAAKLQGPLTPIGAERAGSADGRIPAWDGGLQAARPELTANGTPADPFSGEQPLFTIDARNYTQYQEQLSPGQIALLKRYPNSFHLPVYPSHRSAAVPDALRESAARNATSARLVNDGNGVEGFSGMVAFPIPQNGLEVLWNHLTRNRNASFSLTSDSAAPQKDGAYTIMTTQQYFTRRDAVKGMAPEQARNILYYYSHLLTAPSRMVGEVVLVHETLDQVAEPRLSWVYSAGQRRVRRAPSIAYDTAGPTTAGLRTADSRDMFNGAPDRYDWKLVGKKTLYVPYNSYRLASPDQHYDDLLQPGHVNPNATRYELHRVWEVVATLKPGMRHIYSKRHYFIDEDTWAILEADHYDNRGELWRIGEAHSYYHYSGQSAVNAMEITYDLNNGRYLASGLTSEQRHPFDFGYQASTSDYSPGALRSKGLR; this is encoded by the coding sequence ATGATCAACACCCACAGCCTGGTGCGTGGCGGCGCACTCTTTTGCACCCTCCTCCTGTCCGGCCAGGTTCTGGCCGCTGTCTCGCCGGAAGACGCAGCCAAGCTGCAAGGCCCCCTGACCCCGATCGGTGCCGAACGCGCTGGCAGTGCCGACGGCCGCATTCCGGCCTGGGACGGCGGCTTGCAAGCCGCCAGGCCCGAGCTGACGGCCAACGGCACGCCGGCCGATCCTTTCAGCGGTGAGCAGCCACTGTTCACTATCGATGCGCGCAACTACACCCAGTACCAGGAGCAACTGAGCCCTGGGCAGATCGCCCTGCTCAAGCGCTACCCGAACAGCTTCCACCTGCCGGTCTACCCCAGCCACCGCTCGGCGGCCGTACCCGACGCCCTCCGTGAATCTGCCGCACGCAACGCCACCAGCGCCCGCCTGGTGAATGACGGCAACGGCGTGGAAGGGTTCTCTGGAATGGTCGCCTTCCCCATTCCGCAGAATGGCCTGGAGGTGCTCTGGAACCATCTAACCCGCAATCGCAACGCCAGCTTCAGCCTGACCTCCGACAGCGCGGCGCCCCAGAAGGACGGCGCCTACACCATCATGACGACCCAGCAATACTTCACCCGCCGCGACGCGGTGAAGGGCATGGCACCGGAGCAGGCGCGCAACATCCTCTACTACTACAGCCACCTGCTGACCGCTCCTTCGCGCATGGTGGGCGAAGTGGTGCTGGTGCATGAAACCCTCGACCAGGTGGCCGAGCCGCGCCTGTCCTGGGTCTACAGCGCCGGTCAGCGACGGGTACGGCGCGCGCCCAGCATTGCCTATGACACGGCTGGTCCCACCACCGCTGGCCTGCGTACCGCCGATAGCCGAGACATGTTCAACGGTGCGCCGGACCGCTACGACTGGAAACTGGTGGGCAAGAAGACCCTCTACGTGCCCTACAACAGCTACCGGCTGGCCTCCCCCGACCAGCACTACGACGACCTGCTGCAACCCGGCCACGTCAACCCCAACGCCACCCGCTACGAGCTGCACCGTGTATGGGAGGTGGTTGCCACCCTCAAGCCCGGCATGCGGCATATCTACAGCAAGCGCCACTACTTCATCGACGAGGATACCTGGGCCATCCTCGAGGCCGACCATTACGACAACCGTGGCGAGCTCTGGCGCATCGGCGAGGCCCACAGCTACTACCACTACAGCGGGCAGTCGGCGGTCAACGCCATGGAGATCACCTACGACCTCAACAACGGCCGCTACCTGGCTTCCGGCCTGACCAGCGAACAGCGCCATCCATTCGACTTCGGCTATCAGGCCAGCACCTCTGACTACTCACCCGGTGCCCTGCGCAGCAAGGGATTGCGCTGA